A genomic region of Raphanus sativus cultivar WK10039 chromosome 6, ASM80110v3, whole genome shotgun sequence contains the following coding sequences:
- the LOC108813810 gene encoding dirigent protein 16 produces the protein MMMMIKQSPFLLLTAIFLFTVSVLAAALDPAPEDPIFELYMHDILGGGSPTARPITGLLGNIYNGQVPFAKQIGFTPPENGIAIPNANGALPTVNGINGVPLGTGLSGTAYSGQNLNGIQTQLGPDGLSLGFGTITVIDDILTSGPDLGSQPLGKAQGVYVASSGDGSTQMMAFTAMLEGGEYNDNLNFYGIYRIGSAMSHLSVTGGTGKFKNACGFAEVRPLIPSGQHFVDGAESLLRIIVHLKY, from the coding sequence atgatgatgatgatcaagcAATCACCATTCTTGCTTTTAACAGCAATCTTCTTGTTCACAGTTTCTGTTCTCGCAGCAGCACTTGATCCTGCACCTGAAGACCCAATTTTCGAACTCTACATGCACGACATACTTGGAGGAGGCAGCCCCACGGCGAGGCCCATCACAGGTTTGCTCGGGAACATATACAACGGTCAAGTTCCTTTCGCCAAGCAAATTGGTTTCACTCCTCCTGAGAACGGTATAGCCATACCAAATGCAAACGGTGCCCTCCCAACGGTTAACGGTATCAACGGTGTACCTCTTGGGACAGGCTTGTCCGGTACTGCTTACTCTGGTCAGAACTTGAACGGGATCCAGACTCAGCTTGGTCCTGATGGACTCAGTCTTGGGTTTGGCACCATAACAGTCATCGATGACATACTCACATCTGGTCCTGACTTGGGTTCTCAGCCGCTTGGTAAAGCTCAAGGAGTGTACGTTGCAAGCTCTGGAGATGGAAGCACACAGATGATGGCTTTCACAGCTATGCTTGAAGGTGGAGAGTACAATGACAACCTCAACTTCTATGGGATTTATAGGATAGGAAGCGCCATGTCTCATCTGTCAGTGACTGGAGGAACAGGTAAGTTCAAGAACGCTTGTGGGTTTGCAGAGGTCAGGCCATTGATTCCATCGGGTCAACATTTTGTGGACGGAGCAGAGTCTTTGCTGAGGATCATTGTCCATCTTAAGTACTAA
- the LOC108833132 gene encoding dihydroxy-acid dehydratase, chloroplastic has protein sequence MHTATILSPRATLFPCKPLIPSSHNAHDSPRRRRSTISCSVQPVTADPSPPPSLTNKLNKYSSRITEPKSQGGSQAILHGVGLSDDDLLKPQIGISSVWYEGNTCNMHLLKLSEAVKEGVERAGMVGFRFNTIGVSDAISMGTRGMCFSLQSRDLIADSIETVMSAQWYDGNISIPGCDKNMPGTIMAMGRLNRPGIMVYGGTIKPGHFQEKTYDIVSAFQSYGEFVGGSISDEQRKTVLHNSCPGAGACGGMYTANTMASAIEAMGMSLPYSSSIPAEDPLKLDECRLAGKYLVELLKMDLKPRDIITPKSLRNAMVTVMALGGSTNAVLHLIAIARSVGLELTLDDFQKVSDAVPFLADLKPSGKYVMEDIHKIGGTPAVLRYLLEAGFMDGDCITVTGQTLAQNLENVPRLPENQVIIRPVSNPIKETGHIQILRGDLAPEGSVAKITGKEGLYFSGPALVFEGEESMLAAISADPMSFKGTVVVIRGEGPKGGPGMPEMLTPTSAIMGAGLGKECALLTDGRFSGGSHGFVVGHICPEAQEGGPIGLVKNGDIITIDIGKKRIDTQVSPEEMNERRKKWTAPAYKVNRGVLYKYIKNVQSASAGCVTDE, from the exons ATGCACACCGCCACGATCCTCTCACCACGCGCCACTCTCTTCCCCTGTAAACCTCTCATCCCTTCTTCACACAATGCCCACGACTCTCCCCGCCGCCGCCGATCAACCATCTCCTGCTCCGTCCAACCCGTAACCGCCGACCCTTCCCCTCCTCCTTCCCTCACCAACAAGCTCAACAAGTACAGCTCGAGAATCACCGAGCCCAAGTCCCAAGGCGGGTCGCAAGCCATCCTCCACGGCGTGGGCCTATCCGACGACGATCTGCTCAAACCCCAGATCGGGATTTCCTCCGTCTGGTACGAAGGGAACACGTGCAACATGCATCTGCTGAAGCTGTCGGAGGCGGTGAAGGAGGGGGTGGAGAGAGCTGGGATGGTTGGGTTTAGGTTCAATACGATCGGCGTGAGCGATGCTATCTCGATGGGGACGAGAGGGATGTGTTTCAGTTTGCAGTCTAGAGACTTGATTGCTGATAGTATCGAGACTGTGATGAGTGCTCAGTGGTATGATGGCAACATCTCTATCCCTGGTTGTGATAAAAAT ATGCCTGGAACAATTATGGCCATGGGAAGGCTTAACAGACCTGGGATTATGGTTTATGGTGGAACCATCAAG CCTGGACACTTTCAAGAGAAGACATATGACATAGTATCTGCTTTCCAG AGTTATGGAGAATTTGTTGGTGGCTCTATAAGTGATGAACAGAGGAAGACTGTCCTTCATAACTCTTGTCCTGGAGCTGGAGCCTGTGGTGGCATGTACACAGCTAATACCATGGCTTCTGCTATCGAAGCTATGGGAATGTCTCTTCCTTACAG CTCTTCGATACCTGCTGAAGACCCGTTGAAACTGGACGAGTGCCGGTTAGCTGGAAAGTACCTTGTAGAATTGCTAAAGATGGACTTGAAGCCCCGTGATATTATCACTCCAAAATCACTTCGCAATGCGATGGTTACTGTCATGGCTCTTGGTGGATCGACCAACGCTGTATTGCATCTAATTGCTATTGCCAGGTCTGTGGGTTTGGAGTTGACCCTTGACGATTTCCAGAAGGTCAGCGATGCAGTTCCGTTTCTAGCAGACCTTAAACCAAGTGGGAAGTATGTTATGGAAGATATACATAAG ATTGGTGGTACACCAGCTGTTCTTCGTTATCTATTAGAAGCTGGATTTATGGATGGGGATTGTATCACAG TCACAGGGCAGACTTTGGCTCAAAATTTAGAAAACGTCCCTCGCTTACCAGAAAATCAG GTTATAATTAGACCTGTGTCAAACCCAATCAAGGAGACTGGACACATCCAAATCTTGAGAGGAGACCTTGCACCAGAGGGTTCTGTAGCAAAAATAACCGGCAAAGAAGGGTTATATTTCTCTG gccCTGCACTTGTATTTGAAGGAGAGGAATCTATGCTGGCTGCTATATCAGCCGACCCGATGAGCTTTAAA GGAACAGTGGTTGTTATTAGAGGAGAAGGTCCTAAAGGAGGTCCAGGCATGCCTGAGATGTTGACACCAACAAGTGCTATAATGGGTGCTGGTCTTGGAAAG GAATGTGCATTGCTGACTGATGGTAGGTTCTCCGGTGGGTCGCATGGTTTTGTTGTTGGCCACATTTGCCCTGAAGCTCAG GAGGGTGGTCCAATAGGCCTGGTGAAAAACGGAGACATAATCACAATTGACATAGGAAAGAAGAGAATAGACACACAGGTCTCACCCGAAGAAATGAATGAGCGTAGAAAGAAATGGACTGCTCCTGCATACAAGGTTAACCGCGGAGTTCTATACAAG TACATCAAGAACGTGCAATCGGCTTCAGCTGGATGTGTAACTGATGAGTAA